In Bacillus cytotoxicus NVH 391-98, the following are encoded in one genomic region:
- a CDS encoding YpzI family protein, which produces MGKDRQEKKLKQSRRVESDRDQSLQYPGATGLDTPEQARKQNQH; this is translated from the coding sequence ATGGGAAAAGATCGCCAAGAAAAGAAACTAAAACAATCGCGCCGCGTTGAATCCGATCGTGATCAGTCGCTTCAATATCCAGGTGCCACAGGGCTTGATACACCGGAGCAAGCTCGCAAGCAAAATCAGCATTAA